A genomic window from Pseudomonas leptonychotis includes:
- a CDS encoding NAD-dependent succinate-semialdehyde dehydrogenase, translating into MHMLKDPRLVRQLAYVNGKWVAGNDGQDEAVIDPASEDTIGRCAQLDSQQIEQAIDAAHAAFPAWRALSLDARSVILNTWHDLLLENKEDLARLMTLEQGKPLDESRGEIDYAASFIRWFAEEARRAYGDTIPSHIANAQLGSVREPIGVAALITPWNFPCAMITRKAAAALAAGCTVLVKPAGETPFSALALAELAERAGFPSGVFNVITGEPQMVSQVLCASDKVKALSFTGSTRVGRLLLQQAATTVKKCSMELGGNAPFIVLPDMDVEQAAQAAIDAKFQTTGQDCLAANRIFVHRSLYEPFLAAFARRMGELTVGSGLVRGVNQGPLINAKAVAKAQELVDDAVTQGARLLVGDQAQAPGRNFYMPTLLADVTADMRVYREENFAPVAGVLAWDDLEQLISQANDTEYGLAAYVYGYDMRQVWRLLRGLEFGMVSVNSVKMTGPPVPFGGVKQSGLGREGSRHGLDEYSQIKYYCLGNLPSASGS; encoded by the coding sequence ATGCACATGCTTAAAGATCCGCGCCTGGTTCGCCAGTTGGCCTACGTCAACGGTAAATGGGTCGCCGGCAATGACGGCCAAGACGAAGCCGTTATCGATCCGGCGAGTGAAGACACCATCGGCCGTTGCGCGCAGCTCGACTCCCAGCAGATTGAGCAGGCCATCGATGCGGCGCACGCCGCGTTCCCGGCTTGGCGCGCGCTGTCGCTGGATGCCCGCAGCGTGATCCTCAACACGTGGCACGATCTGTTGCTGGAGAACAAGGAAGACCTGGCCCGGCTGATGACCCTGGAGCAGGGCAAGCCTCTGGATGAGTCGCGTGGCGAGATCGACTACGCCGCCTCCTTTATTCGCTGGTTTGCCGAGGAGGCGCGGCGCGCCTACGGCGATACCATCCCCAGTCATATCGCCAATGCCCAGCTGGGCAGCGTGCGCGAGCCGATCGGCGTCGCTGCGCTGATTACGCCGTGGAATTTCCCCTGCGCGATGATCACCCGCAAGGCGGCTGCCGCGTTGGCGGCCGGTTGCACCGTATTGGTCAAACCTGCAGGCGAGACGCCGTTTTCCGCCCTGGCCCTGGCCGAGTTGGCTGAGCGTGCCGGCTTCCCCTCCGGGGTGTTCAACGTCATTACGGGTGAGCCGCAGATGGTCTCCCAGGTGCTCTGCGCCAGTGACAAGGTCAAGGCACTGTCCTTCACCGGTTCGACCCGGGTCGGTCGCCTGCTGCTGCAACAGGCGGCCACCACGGTGAAGAAGTGTTCGATGGAACTGGGTGGTAATGCACCTTTTATCGTGCTGCCGGACATGGATGTAGAGCAGGCCGCCCAGGCCGCAATCGATGCCAAGTTCCAGACCACTGGCCAGGACTGCCTGGCGGCTAATCGGATCTTCGTTCATCGCTCATTGTATGAACCCTTCTTGGCGGCTTTCGCCCGGCGCATGGGCGAACTGACGGTTGGCAGCGGCTTGGTTCGCGGGGTCAATCAGGGCCCGCTGATCAACGCTAAAGCGGTGGCCAAGGCCCAGGAATTGGTGGACGACGCCGTGACCCAGGGCGCGCGCCTGTTGGTGGGTGATCAGGCGCAGGCACCGGGGCGCAACTTCTATATGCCGACCCTGCTGGCCGATGTGACCGCCGACATGCGCGTCTACCGCGAGGAAAACTTTGCTCCGGTAGCCGGCGTACTGGCTTGGGACGACCTGGAGCAGCTGATTAGCCAGGCCAACGATACCGAGTACGGCTTGGCGGCCTACGTCTATGGCTACGACATGCGCCAGGTATGGCGCCTGCTACGCGGCCTGGAGTTCGGCATGGTTAGCGTCAACTCGGTGAAGATGACCGGCCCGCCCGTGCCGTTTGGTGGGGTCAAGCAGTCCGGCCTCGGCCGCGAGGGCTCGCGCCACGGCCTCGATGAATACAGCCAGATCAAATACTACTGCCTGGGCAACCTGCCCAGTGCCAGCGGTAGCTGA
- a CDS encoding Lrp/AsnC family transcriptional regulator: MRLDSYDLKILRILQSNGRITKSSLAEAISLSISPCWERVKRLEEAGIICGYGAQLNTEILFKRAAVMVEISLKQHSREAFQRFERAMLDCPEVTECYATGGGIDYIVKVMARDIDQYQRLIDRWLMADLGIERYFTYIVTKTIKRSEPPLLLDGEED; this comes from the coding sequence ATGCGTCTGGACAGTTACGACCTGAAGATTTTGCGCATCCTGCAGAGCAACGGGCGAATCACCAAATCCAGCCTGGCCGAAGCCATCAGTTTGTCGATCAGCCCCTGCTGGGAGCGGGTCAAACGCCTGGAAGAAGCCGGCATCATTTGCGGTTATGGCGCTCAGTTGAACACAGAAATCTTGTTCAAACGTGCCGCAGTAATGGTCGAAATCAGCCTCAAGCAGCACAGCCGCGAAGCCTTTCAGCGCTTCGAGAGGGCCATGCTGGACTGCCCCGAAGTCACCGAGTGCTACGCCACCGGCGGCGGTATCGACTACATCGTCAAAGTCATGGCGCGTGACATTGACCAGTATCAGCGCCTGATCGACCGCTGGCTGATGGCCGACCTCGGTATCGAGCGCTACTTCACCTACATCGTCACCAAAACCATCAAACGCAGCGAGCCGCCGTTGCTGCTCGACGGTGAAGAAGACTAA
- a CDS encoding DctP family TRAP transporter solute-binding subunit: MSTLSKLKKAALAAAIGLTLSSHAGLTVAAEEWKFALEEISGSVQDAYAQKFKQLVEEKSAGDINVTVYPYGALGESEDLTELVANGVLQFTHGSTGILGSTAPGMQVFSVPYLLSQDNQVNLKLLTESPTIYGPIADKLKTRNLRLLSMYPEGAMVWTTNKVVRKPADFDNVKMRVMASPMLVETYKSFGAVPTPLPYSEVYGALQLKMIDGQENPVFAIEEMKFYEVNDVMTWSGHQQFTVAVLSSESWYQGLPAEQRKIIDETVDELAPYIFETQATYNNERLEKIKKAKPSIQLVHLNEAEQAAFRKASQPMRDKLVDLAGPEAGAVLKALEQEISVLEQQ, encoded by the coding sequence ATGAGCACACTAAGCAAACTGAAGAAAGCGGCCCTGGCTGCGGCGATAGGCTTGACCCTGAGCAGTCATGCCGGCCTGACGGTCGCTGCAGAAGAATGGAAATTCGCCCTGGAAGAAATCAGTGGCAGCGTCCAAGACGCTTATGCGCAAAAGTTCAAGCAGCTGGTGGAAGAGAAAAGCGCGGGTGATATCAACGTCACCGTTTATCCCTACGGTGCTCTAGGTGAGTCGGAAGATCTCACCGAACTGGTGGCTAACGGCGTCCTGCAGTTCACCCATGGTTCGACCGGCATTCTCGGTTCAACTGCACCGGGTATGCAGGTGTTCTCAGTGCCCTATCTGCTGTCCCAGGACAACCAGGTCAACCTCAAGCTGCTCACCGAGAGCCCGACCATTTATGGCCCCATCGCCGACAAGCTGAAGACCCGCAACCTGCGTCTGCTGAGCATGTATCCAGAAGGCGCTATGGTGTGGACCACCAACAAGGTGGTGCGCAAGCCGGCCGATTTCGACAACGTGAAGATGCGTGTGATGGCCTCGCCGATGCTCGTCGAAACCTACAAGTCGTTCGGCGCAGTGCCGACGCCGCTGCCTTATTCCGAGGTGTATGGCGCTCTGCAGCTGAAGATGATCGATGGCCAGGAGAACCCGGTTTTCGCCATCGAAGAAATGAAGTTCTATGAGGTCAATGACGTCATGACCTGGTCGGGTCATCAGCAGTTCACTGTCGCGGTGCTGTCCAGTGAGTCCTGGTACCAAGGCCTGCCGGCTGAGCAACGGAAGATCATCGACGAGACCGTTGACGAGTTAGCGCCTTATATCTTCGAGACCCAGGCCACGTACAACAACGAGCGCCTGGAAAAGATCAAGAAGGCCAAGCCAAGCATTCAGTTGGTGCACCTGAATGAGGCAGAGCAAGCTGCTTTCCGCAAGGCCAGCCAGCCGATGCGTGACAAGTTGGTGGATCTTGCAGGTCCAGAAGCGGGTGCCGTACTCAAGGCGCTGGAGCAGGAAATCAGCGTATTGGAACAGCAGTAA
- the doeB gene encoding N(2)-acetyl-L-2,4-diaminobutanoate deacetylase DoeB codes for MNISSDAELQARTPASTAETRATTLSVTVDFDRDGVQHGFLKLPYSHDQSAWGCIMIPISVVKNGAGPTALLTGGNHGDEYEGITSLLKLANELCAQEVSGRVIIVPAMNYPAVQNGSRTSPIDKGNMNRSFPGSPNGSMTERIADYFQRYLIPMCDYALDIHSGGKTLDILPFAAAHRLPDPQQEAKCIEGARLFGTAASMILFELDAASLYDTAVEAQGKVFVTTELRGGGTSTPQTMAIADRGVRNFLKFAGILDGQPELAQEPLLQLDMPDASCYVQSTHRGILELTRSLGDRLQRGDLVARVHAFERTGRPAVEYRAERDGLLVARRFPALVDIGDTLAVIADIVEG; via the coding sequence ATGAATATTTCATCCGACGCGGAGCTGCAGGCAAGAACGCCTGCGAGCACTGCTGAGACTCGCGCCACTACCCTTAGCGTCACCGTCGACTTCGACCGTGACGGGGTGCAGCACGGCTTTCTAAAGCTGCCGTATTCCCACGACCAGTCGGCGTGGGGATGCATCATGATCCCCATCAGCGTGGTGAAGAACGGCGCAGGCCCTACCGCGCTGCTCACGGGTGGTAATCACGGCGACGAGTACGAAGGCATCACCAGCCTGCTCAAGCTGGCCAATGAGTTGTGTGCACAAGAGGTCAGTGGTCGGGTAATCATCGTGCCGGCGATGAACTACCCAGCGGTGCAGAACGGCAGCCGTACCTCGCCGATCGACAAGGGCAACATGAACCGCTCGTTCCCCGGCAGCCCCAATGGCAGCATGACCGAGCGTATTGCCGACTACTTTCAGCGCTACCTCATCCCGATGTGCGACTACGCCCTGGACATTCACTCCGGAGGCAAAACCCTAGATATCTTGCCGTTCGCCGCCGCTCACCGCTTACCCGACCCGCAGCAGGAAGCAAAATGCATCGAAGGCGCGCGTTTGTTCGGCACCGCCGCCAGCATGATTCTCTTCGAGCTGGACGCAGCCTCACTCTACGACACGGCGGTGGAGGCCCAGGGCAAGGTGTTCGTCACCACCGAGTTGCGTGGTGGCGGTACCAGCACCCCGCAGACCATGGCCATAGCCGACCGTGGCGTGCGCAACTTTCTCAAATTTGCCGGGATCCTCGACGGTCAACCGGAGTTGGCGCAAGAGCCGCTGCTGCAACTGGATATGCCGGATGCCAGTTGCTACGTGCAGAGCACCCATCGCGGCATTCTCGAACTTACACGTAGCCTGGGCGACCGGTTGCAGCGCGGCGATCTGGTGGCGCGGGTGCATGCATTTGAGCGCACCGGTAGGCCGGCCGTGGAGTATCGCGCGGAACGTGACGGGCTGCTGGTCGCCCGGCGTTTTCCTGCGCTGGTGGACATCGGCGACACCCTGGCGGTGATCGCCGACATCGTCGAAGGTTAA
- the doeA gene encoding ectoine hydrolase DoeA (DoeA (degradation of ectoine A) is also called EutD (ectoine utilization D).) — MSEVALNFSRAEYAQRLAKVRDAMAERGVATLIVHDPSNMAWLTGYDGWSFYTPQCVVVGQHGEPLWFGRGIDANGARLTVYLAEENIASYSDRYVMNPPHHALDYLCQEVLSARGWDGGVIGVEMDNYYYSATSHQTLLRGLPQAQLVDATGLVNWCRAIKSSREIEYMRVAARIVENMHRAIIEMVEPGLPKNVLVGEIYRVACVGHDGKFGDYPAIVPMLPSGKDASAPHLTWDDRPFKKGEGTFFEIAGCHKRYHCPLSRTLFLGEPSAAFRKAEEAINAGLEAGLALAKPGNTCGDIARALNSTLRRYGYDRGDNRCGYPIGLSYPPDWGERTMSLRESDTTVLQPGMTFHFMPGLWLDDWGLETTESILITESGVETLCDFPRQLFVKA, encoded by the coding sequence ATGAGTGAAGTTGCGTTGAATTTCAGCCGTGCCGAGTACGCCCAGCGTTTGGCCAAGGTGCGTGACGCCATGGCCGAGCGTGGGGTCGCAACCCTGATCGTGCATGACCCGTCTAACATGGCCTGGCTCACTGGTTATGACGGCTGGTCATTTTATACACCGCAATGCGTCGTGGTCGGTCAGCACGGCGAGCCGCTGTGGTTCGGCCGTGGCATTGATGCCAATGGCGCGCGCCTGACTGTCTATTTGGCTGAGGAGAATATCGCCTCCTACAGCGACCGTTACGTGATGAACCCGCCGCACCATGCCCTCGATTACCTGTGCCAAGAAGTGCTGTCAGCACGTGGCTGGGATGGTGGGGTGATTGGCGTGGAGATGGATAACTATTACTACAGCGCGACCTCGCACCAGACTCTGTTGCGCGGTCTGCCCCAGGCGCAATTGGTAGATGCCACCGGCTTGGTCAACTGGTGCCGGGCGATCAAGTCGTCTCGGGAAATCGAGTACATGCGGGTTGCGGCCCGGATCGTCGAGAACATGCACCGGGCGATTATCGAGATGGTCGAGCCGGGTTTGCCGAAAAACGTATTGGTGGGTGAGATTTATCGCGTCGCCTGTGTTGGCCATGACGGCAAGTTCGGCGATTACCCAGCCATCGTGCCCATGCTGCCCTCGGGCAAGGATGCGTCTGCTCCGCACTTAACCTGGGACGACCGGCCGTTCAAGAAAGGTGAGGGTACCTTCTTTGAGATCGCCGGCTGCCACAAGCGCTACCACTGCCCATTGTCGCGCACGCTCTTTCTGGGCGAACCGTCGGCCGCTTTTCGCAAGGCCGAGGAGGCTATCAACGCCGGCCTTGAAGCGGGTCTGGCGCTGGCCAAACCCGGCAATACCTGTGGTGACATCGCCCGCGCGCTGAACAGCACCTTGCGCCGCTATGGCTATGACCGCGGCGACAACCGCTGCGGCTACCCGATCGGACTGAGTTATCCGCCTGACTGGGGCGAGCGCACCATGAGCTTGCGTGAGAGCGACACTACGGTGTTGCAACCCGGCATGACCTTCCATTTCATGCCGGGTCTGTGGTTGGACGATTGGGGGCTAGAGACAACCGAAAGCATCCTGATCACCGAGAGTGGAGTGGAAACCCTTTGCGATTTCCCTCGACAGTTGTTCGTCAAAGCCTGA
- a CDS encoding PLP-dependent aminotransferase family protein, which yields MTIDLKPFIRSGQPKYLAIGNALNEAINAGALQPGSKLPTHRELAETLGVSVQTVSSAYAHAEKQGAIYAQVGSGTFVRSRHVSHESDYLSTDEHEDPSRGIDLSTAHPVCTARHVKLYREGLERLAREGRDDFITSFHPTQGLTQHREVVCAWLAQQKMPANPDHILFCNGTAHALTIAMATVVKPGDTVLCEQETCMLLLALAQTLHFNLKGLATDEQGLLPEALEAACLQGGAKVLFCTPTMNNPTSDTMSLERRQAIAELARRHDLTVVEDDVYGALQPDRAPPLSALIPERSFYATSLTKVTLPGMRAGYLVTPPHLVQQAIGRLRSTTWMATLMPFEIASWWMQDGTLERMIAFQQQEFAARQLMARELLTDCRYKAHPNGMHIWAELPAHWQPEKFARRARQEGVMIFPAEPFLATADRSNQHVRISLGAEQSRSRLHSGLVTLNGLLSETPAPMHFVF from the coding sequence ATGACAATTGACTTGAAACCGTTCATCCGCTCCGGCCAACCCAAATACCTGGCCATCGGCAACGCTCTCAACGAGGCGATCAACGCCGGCGCGCTCCAGCCTGGCAGTAAGCTGCCGACCCATCGCGAACTGGCTGAAACTCTTGGCGTCAGCGTACAAACGGTGAGCAGCGCCTATGCCCACGCCGAGAAACAGGGTGCCATTTATGCCCAGGTTGGCAGCGGCACCTTCGTCCGTAGCCGCCACGTCAGCCACGAGTCGGACTACCTGTCCACCGACGAGCATGAGGACCCTAGTCGCGGCATCGACCTGTCCACCGCTCACCCGGTGTGCACGGCGCGACACGTCAAGCTGTACCGCGAGGGCCTGGAGCGCCTGGCCCGAGAAGGCCGTGACGACTTCATCACCTCATTCCACCCGACCCAAGGGTTGACCCAACACCGCGAGGTGGTCTGCGCTTGGCTGGCACAGCAGAAAATGCCGGCCAACCCTGACCACATTCTGTTCTGCAACGGCACCGCCCATGCCCTGACCATTGCCATGGCCACGGTAGTCAAGCCCGGCGATACGGTGCTCTGCGAACAGGAAACCTGCATGCTCTTGCTGGCCCTGGCGCAGACGCTGCATTTCAACCTCAAGGGTCTGGCCACCGACGAACAGGGCTTACTGCCCGAGGCGCTGGAGGCGGCCTGCTTACAGGGTGGCGCCAAGGTGCTGTTCTGCACCCCCACGATGAACAACCCGACCAGCGACACCATGAGCCTCGAGCGACGCCAGGCCATCGCCGAACTGGCCCGACGCCATGACCTGACCGTGGTCGAAGACGATGTCTACGGGGCGCTACAGCCAGATCGCGCACCGCCACTGTCGGCGTTAATCCCGGAGCGCAGCTTCTACGCCACTAGCCTGACCAAAGTGACCCTACCCGGCATGCGCGCAGGGTATCTGGTCACCCCGCCGCACTTGGTACAGCAGGCTATCGGCAGGCTGCGCAGTACCACCTGGATGGCTACATTGATGCCGTTCGAGATCGCCAGTTGGTGGATGCAAGACGGCACCCTGGAACGCATGATCGCCTTCCAGCAGCAGGAATTCGCTGCGCGCCAGCTAATGGCCCGCGAACTGTTAACCGACTGCCGTTACAAGGCCCACCCCAACGGCATGCACATCTGGGCCGAGCTGCCCGCCCACTGGCAACCAGAGAAGTTTGCCCGCCGAGCCCGCCAAGAAGGGGTGATGATCTTCCCGGCCGAACCTTTCCTCGCGACTGCCGATCGCAGTAATCAACACGTGCGCATCAGCCTAGGCGCAGAACAGAGCCGTTCACGCCTACACAGCGGCCTGGTCACCCTCAATGGATTGCTGAGCGAAACACCGGCGCCCATGCACTTCGTGTTCTAA
- a CDS encoding TRAP transporter small permease produces MAWLRKLDWLLEKLEAFILSSSILLMALNSVSNVFGRYLFNQSLYFSEELNQFLIIFVTFIGCSYAARHNRHISMSAFVEQLTGKPAAASLALINLLTATLLLWLTWAAIGYVQSAAQIGRASSALQVPLHYIYLLIPLGLGMSGLQFLRHAFIQLLVLLGYREAPPRHIDAPLPPQA; encoded by the coding sequence ATGGCTTGGTTGCGTAAGCTGGACTGGCTTCTGGAGAAGCTCGAGGCATTCATCCTCTCCAGCTCGATCCTACTGATGGCACTGAACTCGGTGAGCAACGTCTTCGGTCGCTACCTGTTCAACCAGAGCCTGTATTTCTCCGAAGAGCTCAATCAGTTCCTGATCATCTTCGTCACCTTCATCGGCTGCAGCTATGCGGCGCGGCACAACCGCCACATCAGCATGAGCGCCTTCGTCGAACAACTGACTGGCAAGCCTGCCGCCGCCAGCCTGGCACTGATCAACTTGCTAACCGCAACGCTGTTGCTCTGGTTGACCTGGGCGGCGATCGGCTACGTGCAGTCGGCCGCACAAATCGGCCGCGCCTCGTCTGCGCTACAGGTGCCACTGCACTATATCTACCTGCTAATTCCACTCGGGCTGGGCATGAGCGGCCTGCAGTTTCTGCGTCACGCCTTCATCCAACTGCTGGTATTGCTCGGCTACCGTGAGGCACCACCACGGCATATCGACGCTCCCCTCCCGCCACAAGCCTGA